The Paramisgurnus dabryanus chromosome 6, PD_genome_1.1, whole genome shotgun sequence genome has a window encoding:
- the LOC135758117 gene encoding uncharacterized protein — MEFVKAHTNDSEQHNMIKKEDIEEQRDLLQVKGDSQEPNKVEKKPPYKKRHCFMPEEKPLTCSQTDKNVSPNDTETNNLFSCPQCGKSFTRKGHLTIHMGIHTGEKPYTCPQCEKSFTSKGSLKEHFRIHTGERPFICPQCGKSFTNSGGLKRHTRIHTGERPFTCPQCEKSFPNPGELKRHISIHSRERPFTCPQCGKSYKQKEGLREHMKIHTGERPFACMLCRKSFTQHSTLKVHMKIHSGEKLHQCSECGRRFTEACNLKTHLLSHTGERPFQCDRCEKTFFLAVHLKTHMRIHIDERRYVCSFCGKSFLWLHGFKDHLKTHMGEKSYVCLDCGKAFARPAELKVHERVHSGEKPYKCSHCEKCFTQSSGLKVHERVHTGERPYLCPSCGKTFSRYGSLGKHLKKACPK; from the coding sequence ACCTTTTGCAGGTAAAGGGGGACAGCCAAGAGCCAAATAAAGTGGAGAAAAAACCTCCTTATAAGAAACGCCATTGTTTTATGCCTGAAGAAAAACCTTTAACCTGCTCACAAACTGACAAAAATGTCTCCCCAAATGACACGGAAACCAACAATCTATTCAGCTGCCCTCAGTGTGGTAAGAGTTTCACACGTAAAGGACACCTTACAATTCATATGGGAATTCACACAGGTGAGAAGCCGTACACATGCCCTCAGTGTGAAAAAAGTTTCACGAGTAAAGGAAGCCTGAAGGAACATTTTAGGATTCACACCGGAGAGAGACCGTTTATCTGccctcagtgtggaaagagcttcACAAATTCAGGAGGTCTTAAGAGGCACACAAGGATTCACACCGGAGAGCGACCTTTCACCTGTcctcagtgtgaaaagagttttcCTAATCCAGGAGAGCTTAAGAGGCACATCAGCATTCACTCCAGAGAGAGACCTTTCACTTGccctcagtgtggaaagagttacAAGCAAAAAGAGGGCCTTCGGGAACACATGAAAATTCATACGGGAGAGAGGCCTTTTGCATGCATGTTGTGTAGAAAAAGTTTTACACAGCACAGCACCCTGAAGGTCCATATGAAAATCCATTCTGGTGAGAAATTACATCAATGTTCTGAGTGTGGAAGGAGATTTACAGAGGCGTGCAATCTCAAAACCCATCTGCTCTCCCACACCGGAGAAAGGCCATTTCAATGTGATCGATGTGAGAAAACGTTTTTTTTGGCTGTACACTTAAAAACGCACATGAGGATTCATATAGATGAAAGGCGTTATGTATGTTCTTTCTGCGGCAAGAGTTTCTTATGGCTGCACGGTTTTAAAGACCATCTGAAAACACACATGGGTGAGAAGTCTTACGTGTGTTTGGACTGTGGGAAGGCTTTTGCTAGACCTGCGGAGTTGAAAGTGCACGAAAGAGTTCAttctggagaaaaaccttacaagTGTTCGCACTGTGAAAAGTGTTTTACTCAGTCGTCAGGACTTAAAGTACACGAGAGAGTTCATACCGGAGAGAGGCCGTACCTCTGCCCCTCATGTGGAAAGACTTTTAGCCGATATGGAAGTCTGGgcaagcatttaaaaaaagcttgCCCAAAATAA